TAATTTAAATAGACATTTTGCTTTAATTATATTATAATTTAGATGGTTTTTATTATTTAAGCAGGAAAGTTAATGATCTATTTAATTCCAATACCTTATAACTATTCGAAAATAGTATCTTATGATTATTCTGAAATGCCTATGGATCCTTCTGCCAGAGAAGAAGTCAAAACATGGGCTAAAAATAAACTTGCAAATATCGATATAAACACAAAAGATAAACAAATAGTTGCTGCTACTCTAGTTATTACCACTATTACTTCTATGGCAATAGCTTACCTTCCAAAGTTTATTGTGTTAGGATGTACAATTATTTCTGCAATTGCTTACATTGAACTTGCTAAAATGGTAGAAGCTAAAAGCGGTATTTTAAAAAATATCCTAATAACTCAAAGAATTATTGAACATTTAGTTGATCCTAATCAGAAGGGGCAAAAACTTACAGAAGATTTAGAAAGAATTGAAGCTGAATTGAAGAATTTAGAAGAAGGCTCTTTAGAAAATAAAAAGCTATTTGGAGAAGATTTAAATCCTCAACACACCGAGAATCTAAAAAAGGATGCAGAACAAATAAAAGCTAACTTGGAAAGTAAACTAAAATCTTTAGAAGAAAACTTGCCTTATTTTCAAGAAAATTCACTCTTACTAACGAAGTTAGCAGATGTTTGGCAAAAAATTGATCGGAATAATGAAAATAGAATAACAGCTTGCCGGGATTTTATGTTTTATTCTTTAATGGGTACTTCTTTGATCAATATAGATCATTTAAAGGAATTAATTGGTAGAAATGACTATGCTCGATATATAATGTATCCTTCTTTGATAATTGCTCTAGGAGTAATATCTGTTGTTTATGCTGCTAAACAGGTGTTTAGCATATTAGCCCATAGAAATGATGAAGTTAAAAAACAAGCATTATTAGCTACTATTGAAAATGAAAGAGAATCTCTTTTAGAGTGTTTTCCTTAGATTCGTAGTATCTAAATATGCTTATCTTTACTGTTTAAAAAAAATAAACTAAAAAATCTAATTATTTAAAAATAGACTTTTTATTTTAACTAAGTAAAATCTATCTGTTTTTAATTAAATCTCTTATAAAGGAGCAAAATATGACCCCGATTTATCACTCTCAACCAAATGCTTGTATTCATGATTGGTTAATACGAGTTGATACTCAATATGATAAAACAACACCAGAAAAAGTAAAAACAGCCGATAGTGAGCGTGCTAGACAAACTTTAGAAAATAATACAATTTACAATCTTTTCTTTTCTTTACCACGACCATTTTTATATACACCTTCTCAACCTGCATCTAGAGGATGGTTTTCTTCTGGTGATACAACTACTAATACTAACTCAAATAACACAACCCACATACATAACACAACTCATATACACAACGCTTCAGTAGATTCATCTTCTGACTCTGAAGATAAAAGCGCCAAAGATTCTACAGAAGTTGGTAAAAAGAAAAAACCTAAAGAAGAAAAGACTAACTGGAAAGGTATAGCCGCTATTGGTGTTGTGTCAACTGCTATAGTAGGGGTTTCCATATTTGTTTATGCTAGACTCTCTAAAGCCGCAGAAGGAGCTAGAAACTATTTAGAAAATACTAAAAGAATAGAGACCTGGGCTAGAACAAGCATGTGTCGAGATTCAAGCCTTGAGATAAATCAAATAGCCAATATAGCTGAAGCCCAACTGAAAATTGATCAGAGAGCTGTAGATAAAATAACAAATTACAAATATTCTATCCTAACCAGTTTAGTTGGAACGCTTGCCATGGCTGGTGGCGGTATTACTATCCTTACAGCTGCGCCAGTACTTGCTACAGCTGGAACAACAGCGGTTGTTACAGGAGGGATTTTAAATTCAATAGCTGTAATGTATGCAGCTTATAATTGTGGAATGCACTGGAGTGATAAAGAAGAAGGAAAGAAAGAATTTGCTGCAGTCAAGAGATTAATTCCAAGCTTAATAACGGCTTTTACACCTAATGCACAGCCTCAAACCCAAAATTATCCTACCAATAATTGGCAGAACCCGCAATGGACTGAGCAGCCTCGTGCTTATAACGAGAGCGCAGGAGCTTCTTCTTATCATGCGCCGCAGCCTCCTCAATGGGAAGCAACTTATTCTTACAGTTCAGGACCTTCAGAGCCTTTTGTACCGATGACCCCTCCTCCTTCTTATGAGGCATCCCAAGCAGCTATACGTAACCAAAGAGAAAATCCCAGAAATATTTACCCTGATTTATCTGGATTTACTCCTACTGCTCCTTCTTATAAATCGTTATCAAAAGAAAATTATTAAAAACTAGTTTTTCTAAGCGCATCAAACCATCTGTATCACACGATGGTTTGATGCTTTTCATTTGGTTTTCTCTGGAGAAAATCCACTCATCTAAGAATTCTATTTTATTTTTTTGCGTTAGAGCTAATTACTAGCAGGTGCTTTAGAAGAAACGATATAGCCTTGTTTAAGTTCTGCGCGGTAGACAATCCAAAGACCTATGGAAACAATACTTGTTGATAAAAAGATGATCCAAGAAGGGGTTTCTCCTAAAAAGATCCAAGCGTTTAAAGAAGCGAAGATGGGGCTGAGCAGCCCTACAAAAGAGAGGAAGGTAGCGGTGTATTTTTTTAGGAACATACCGTAGAGATTGTAGCAAATCAGGTTGGAGATTACCGTGATGAGAACAACTCCTTTTATAAAAGATGTGAAGTGTAGAGGAGCTATGGGAAAAGGAGCTCCGGGTTCTATTAGATAAGAGTGGATCAGGGCGAATAGTCCTCCAAAGAGCATACTTGTTCCATTAGCGACAAGAGGGGTAATTTCTTGCTCTTTTACCATGAGTCGAAGAAGAACCCATCCATAAACCGAGCTTAACGCTGCACCCATAATGGCAAGTGTGGGCCAAGAGAAGAAACTAAAGGCATTTAATAGCTCTTCAGAACCTGTTTGTGTAAAGAGAACGGGAACAAATCCAACAAAGCCTATGGAAAGTCCTAGCCATTTGCGGGGATTCATTCTTTCATTGAAATGGATGTAGGAAAAAAGTGCGGCAAAAAAAGGGGAAAGGCTATAGATAAAACAGGTCTTAGCCGCAGAGAGATATTGTAGTCCCCAAAATTCCAAAGTGTTTGTTAGGTAGATGCTAAAAAAAGCAAGCAGTAGAACAGAGGTAAACTGTCTTAAAGATAATTTTAATGAGGACCTTTTAGTAATCAGTAAAAAGCTTAAGATAAGCACTGCTGCAAAGAGCATGCGAGAGGCTGTTAGAAAAAGGGGAGGAGAGTGCTGTAGAGCAAGCTTTCCTAGAGAAAAAACGCTGGACCAAGCAGCGTACATCAAAGCAACAAAAAATACGGACATAGATAAATTTTTAAGTTTAAGAAGGCACGAGGATAGCAAGAAATAGGGATCTAGTCAATTATTATGAGAAAAGTAAAAAAATATTTTTTAATTTTGTTTAGGTTGCATAGAGATGGGTTTTTGTGTATTAAAATTAAAATCAATAAACTAAGGTTTTTACTGTCTATATGAACAAAAAAGTTAAAAGAATTGCAGTAACAGGAGCTGGGGGGCAAATTGCCTATAGCTTGTTATTTCGGATCGCAGCGGGCGAGATGCTAGGATTTGACCAACCGATTGCCCTGCATTTGTTAGAGCTGCATGAATTTCAGAAGACAGCAGAAGGTGTGGCTATGGAGCTGCAGGATTGTGCTTTTCCTTTACTGCAAGAAGTGAGAATCGAATCCGATCCATTTAAAGTATTTGAAAACGTAGATTATGCGCTTTTAATCGGTGCTAAACCTCGTGGACCTGGGATGGAAAGGAAGGATTTATTAGCAGAAAATGGAAAGATTTTCGTTGCCCAAGGAAAAGCCTTAAATGAAGCAGCAGATCCTAAAGTGGTTGTTTTTGTTGTGGGAAACCCGTGTAATACCAATTGTCTAATTGCCATGCATCACGCTCCTAAAATCCCTAAAAATCAGTTTTTTGCTATGACTGCTTTAGATCAAAATAGAGCGCAAGCCATGCTTGCCATTAAAGCGAATGTGGCAGTTACAGATGTTTCTCATGTGACGATTTGGGGTAACCACTCAGCCACACAGGTAGCGGATTTTTTGCATGCAAAAATTGGAAATAAACCTCTTTTAGAGGTGATTAAAGATCGCAAATGGTGCGAAGAAGAGTTTATTCCCTATGTGCAGAAAAGAGGTGCTGAAGTCATAAAAGCCAGAGGAAAATCCTCTGCTGCATCAGCTGCTCACGCAGTTATTTGCTCTATAAGATCTTTAATAGGATTAGGTAAAGATTGGTTTTCTGCTGCTCTTTGCTCTGATGCTAATCCTTACGGGATTGAAAAAGGATTGGTTTTTTCCTTTCCCTGCTATAGGACAGAAAAAGGAATAATAGAAATTGTACCTGGATTATCTTGGGATCCTTTTTTAGAAAAGGCAATTAGGCTGAGTGAAAAAGAATTAAAAGAAGAAAGAGCATTGATTGATCATTTACTTTAGGAAACTATGTCTGAGGATGTGTTATTTACCATTACAAAAGAGCATTTAGAAACGGGCCTGCGTGGGTTTCCTGTAGGCTATTGCACTACATCACATGTTGATCCTCAAAAAGGGTTATTTTATTTAGGAAGGCCCGTTACAGAACTATCTACGTGGCAACCAGAACAGGTCATCTATCTTCTCTATCATGGCAAAGAAGGTAACAAACAAGAATTAGAAAAGTTTTCTGAAATGATTGAACAACGCAGTTGTTGTTCACAGCAGGTGATTGCTGCTATTGAGGCTTTGCCCAGGCAAGGCCATCCTATGAAACTCTTCTGTATAGCGCTTTTATTATTAGGAATGCATGAATCTGCAGATAACTATGCAGATGATTGTTTAAATATCATTGCTAAAGTTCCTCATCTAGCTGCAGCTGTAATTAATCATCACGCTGGTTTTGGTAAAACGCCTAATCCCAAATTGGATTTAGGCTATATGGAAAACTTTTGCTATATGCTCCAAGTTCCCGATAAGAGAGAAAAAGAGCTTGTTTCCGTTATGAATTTATTCAACATTTTACACTATGATCATGGAGGAGGAAATCTATCCACTTTTGTAGGGAAGGCGGTAGCTTCTGGGTTAGAGGATATGTATGGATCCATTTGTGCGGCCATGTGTGCTTTAGAAGGACCACGCCATGGAAGAGCCAATCAGGATTGTTTAGAATTTGTAAGAGATGTGCTTACTGAATTAGGAGAAAAGGCAACTGCTAAACAAGTAGAAGAATTGATTCGTAAGCGTTTATTAGAAAAAAAATTGGTATTTGGATTTGGGCATGCCGTATTGCGAGTAGAAGATCCACGTGCTACTCTGCAATACGATTTTGTACAAAAACATTATCCAAACCATCCTTTGGTAAAAATCGCTTTGCTTTTGCGTACAGAAGGGTCTAAAGTGTTATTAGAAAATCCTAAGATCTCCGATCCTTATCCTAATGTAGATGCTATTTCAGGAACTATGCTAACAGCAGCTGGATTTGCTTATCCTGAGTATTATACTGTTTTGTTTGGCCTTTCTAGATCTGTGGGGATTGCCATGCAAATAGTCTATGAGCGCACCGAGGCAAGAGAGGGCAGAGGCACCCCCATTGTAAGACCTAAGTATCTATATAAGCCAAGAGCTTAATCATAGAAAAAATGAGGCATAAAGAGTCCTGCATCGACATGAAAAATCAGACTTAATTTTTCAGCTATGGGTAGGGTAATCAGCTTCTGGCAATTTTCCATCCGAGAAATAGTCGATTGGCTTACAGAGAGTTCTTGGGCAAGTTGTTTTTGTGTCCATTTCTTAGCATGTCTTAACAGTTTGGTAGTTTGGCTTCTTTGCAAGGCTTCTTTTTTTCTAAGCTCTTGCATATCCTGGATGATTTCTGCGCTAAGAGCTATAATTTGTGGTCTGTATTTTTCTGCTAGTTTGATTTTTGTATGATCAAAGATATTTAACTTAGTTCCGCTTAATCTGGCTTTAAAATCAAAGTAGGAAAAATTATACATTTTTTCTAAGCGCTGCCGGTTTCTTAGCGTATAGGTTTCTGCAATCAAAAGAGATCGAAAAGCAGCTTCAAAATAAGGAAGCTTCCTTTTATAGCTGGATAAGATCTTATTTTTAGCCAGATCTATTTTTTGTATAAGTTCTGCTTGCCCTAGTTGTGCATCTCGAACCGCCTGATAGCGGATCTGGTAGATGATTTTTCGAAAAGATTCATCTGAGACCCTAATGCTAAGCAAAGCTTCTAACCACATAGAACGATTATGGTTAAAACTTACTAGAGTAGATTCTAGTTCATACTTATACAAGTTCAGTATTTTTTGATACATTAACTGAGTTGCTACTTTGTAGCTGCTTTCTACTTGATCAATAGAGAGCTGAATAAAAAGCTCCAATCCTTCTTCTGGATCAATTTCTCCTTGTGCTGCAGCATTAATTAAATACAGAGTTTTATAACGTAATTTTTGATCACGAGAAGTTCCATCGATTTGTAGATCTACCATGTTTACCCAACGAGGCATATTAATGGTGGAATTCCAAAGACGATAAGAATCGGTTCCTTTTAAAAAAATCCATCCTTTAGGGATTTTTGTTTTTTTTGCTTGGTAAAGCTCCCACTCTTCTAGATCGTATGCAAGTAAACAGGGCAAGGTACTACTATGAGCAGCATTGCGTTCAAATTCTAAGCTTACCAGGTTCTGATCGGTAAGAACTACTTTTTTAGCAGAAGCTCCTTGAGACACTACCTGTCCTATTTCAAAATGCAGTTTAGTTTGAAAACAACAGATGAGTTGTTGAAAGAAAAAAGCAATTCTTCTTGATACATGTTCAAAAATAAGATCACGATATTTTTCGATAATCTCTTCTACTGAAGGAAGGGTACTAGCAGGTGCATCTGTTTCAAGATCAGAAAATGGATTTTGAGAATCTCTAAAGACAGGGTCTGTCAATGAGGGTGTTTCATTTAAAATAACAGGGAACTGTTCTCGAGATTTTTTTTTAGAAATAAGAGCTCCTCACAACTACCTTATATAAGCTCAGTTTTGGGTTTTTTAGCTAGTAGCTAGCTCTTTCCTTATCAGACACTCTAAATACAGGTTTTCAGGTTGTCTTATAAGTTGCAATCTTTACCATAACAGATTTCTCTTTTTACCATTTTTGCATAATCTTTATCTAGGGTGTCTTTTTCGCATATAATCTTTTAGTTGAGATAGACGCGATAGTTTAGCCTAAGCATAAGATTCTGAACAGGTTCTTAAGAAAAGAGTAAATAGCTCTAGGTTTTTTTAACCGAAATGAGATTGCTAATGCAAGGTATTTTTTCTGTTTTTATTGGGTCAAGGTTTACCTGTGCTTTTCCTGGATTTTAACAGAATTAAATATATTTTTTATTGCAATAATATCTTTTATTAAAGATAGTCTTACACATCCTTGATTTATAAGAGGAAAAAATGAGGTAAATTTTATGGAAATTAAGAAAGAAAATACACATTTTATAGACAGCAGAAAATATGAAGAACCTAAAGTCAAAGAAGGACAAAGTCAACTTAACAATGAAGTTTTTGATTTAGATTGTAAAATTAGTGAAGTAGTTCATAGAAAGGAAGGTGAAACACAACTAGCAACAACGCCTATCTCAAAATGCTGTTGGCCTTCCACTTTAGATTGCAGAACAATGATAGGCAAATGTAGATAAATTAACCCGCTATTCTTCTAGTTTATTTGAAAAAAGGCATATAAAATGACGCAAATTCAAGGTATTACAAATATCCCACACTGTATTGCTAGAAGAATAGCTAAACTATTTCCGAGTAATATAAGCACTTCGGATTATCCCTTTTTGAATTTATCAGGATATACATCGCTAATTATTCTATATAGTACTCTTAGTAGAATTTATAATTCTGAAGAATGGGATCTTTTATTACATTGTTATATTACAAACGTTGTCAGAATTTTAGAATCTCAAGGCGTTACACGTTTTTCCTTAATTGATGGGTTAGCAGGAATATGTTTTGCAATCACTCTCTCTGGGCAGGAAAAAGGTCGATACAAAAAACTTCAAAATACTCTTGATTTATTCCTTATTAAAGGAATAAATCAAGAGTATTTAACTCCTTTGCAAAAAAATATTAGTTGTGGTTTATCTTCTAATCAAAATCTCTATGATGTAATAAGCGGTATTGCGGGGATTGGAAATTATTTCTTAAATAACTTAGAAAAAAAAGGATTTATAGAGACAGTAAAAGAAATTCTTTCAACTTTAGTTTCTTTTTGCTCTCCTATTATTATACATGGACGAGAAGTCCCAGGATGGTATCGCCATACAGAAGATACTTTTGAAGATAAATCAAGATTTCCTAAAGGTAATTTTGATTTAGGATTTGCTCATGGGATACCCGGTATTTTAGCATTTTTTTCTCTTGCTTTATTAAAGGGAGTAATTGTCGATAGGCAAAAAGAAACAATCCTTAAACTAGCTGATTGGATATGGGATAAGCGTTTAATAGGAGTTCAGGGAATATTCTGGAACGATAGAGTTTCTTTTGAAGAAGAAACTACAGGAAAAAAGGAAAACAACTCTTTTATTTTTGATGGCTGGTGTTATGGCACACCAGGGGTCACTAGATCTCTTTTTCTTGCAGGATCAGCTCTGGATGACAAACAAATTAAAAATCAGTCTATAAATAGTTTCAAGGATGTTTTTTTTAAAACAAGGGAAGAATGGGGGCTACCTTGCCCCTCATTTTGCCACGGTCTTTCCGGTCTTTTAACACTTACCTGTAAAATGTATCAGGAAACATCTCTTTCTTTTTTTAGAGATAAATCTAATGAACTAAAAGGTCTTATCCTTTCTTCCTATAACCCTCTTTGGGAGCTAGGTTTTTTTTCCGATAGTATTTCCGATATATCCGAATATTTGAGATCAGAAAAAATTAATATTATAACAGGGGTGTCGGGGATCCTGCTTTCCCTACTGTTTTGCGATTTTTATAAAGAGGATAAATGGACACGTTTTTTTGTAATCAGCTAAAAAAAAGATATAAATGACTGATTCTGAAATTTTTTTGCCAGCAGGGTTTTTTATGTTTAGAAGCCCTTTATTACCTGTGGAGTATTTTCTTGAAAATTGTTTAAAAAAAGTACCCGAGCAGATTTTTTCCGATTACTTTTCTCATTCTATAGTTCAAGAAGCAATTTTATTAGCAAGCCCAAGCTTATATTTTTCTCTACAAGAAAATATTCAAGAAAAAAAAGTTCTATTAGAGAAAAGATTTTCTAGCTTATTACGTTATTTAATTAGGATGAGTACACGTGCTACCCCTTTTGGGTTATTTGCAGCTGTTGGTTTTGGTAAAATTGATCAAAAAACCCATATTTCTCTTAACGCAAAAAAGAAGTTTGCAAGACCCAATATGCAGTGGCTCTATGAAGTAATTAGCTCATTAGAAAGTGATGTAAATATTCTAGAAAACTGCAAGGTTAAAGCGACTTCTCCTATTTTGAATTATGCTGGTAGGTTGTTTTTACCGTGCAGTCGAAATTTGGAAAAAATGAACCATAATGAACGATCAATTAAAAAATCCGTTTTAACAGATTTCATTATAGAAAACAGCTCAAAGTGGATTTTATATAAAGATTTGGAAAATAAGCTTATCAAAAAATTCTCTTCTTTGAGCGAGGATAAGCTTAAAATTGTTTTGCACGGTATGTTTAAAAATCAATTTATTATTTCCGAATTAATACCCAACTTATTAGAAGATAACCCTTTTGCTTATTTTCTTAGTCGTTTAAAAAATATCAACTTGCAATCAGAAAGTGTTTTTAAATCATTAAATGAATATCTTAAAGAATACAATGCAACAATCCCAGGCCAGGGTCTACAATTACTAGAAAAAATCAATGCGATATTATATGAAATTTACCCTAAAAAAAGCAAAGTTGATCAGAAGAGCATCTTTGTTCAAGTAGACACTGCTTTTTCCTCTAAGAATATGCTTTCCCATAAAGTCGCTGAAGAAGCCGCAAGCGCTGCTTCTTTAATTTGGAAAATAGATAACTCTAGTTCAAGAAAAAAAAACTCAGATAACTACTACTCTCAATTTATAGAAAAATACGGAACAGAACAACTTGTTCCTTTTTTTGACCTTATTAACGAAAATATTGGATTAGGAATACCGGCCTATTATTTATCTAATAAAGAGACATTTAATTACATAGAAAAAAAAGATTCTTTTGAATGGTTCTTATCAAAAAAATACCAAGAAGCAGTCTATCTTGGGCAAAAAGAAGTTGTACTGATAGATGAGGAGATTCAACACTATCTTAAAAAAAAACCTCAAGTAACAGATATTCCTACTTCTTTAGAGATTTTTTGTGAAATTTTAGCAACAGATCAAGCTTCTATAGATGCTGGAGACTTTAATTTGACCTTAGGTTTGTCTCAGGTCAGCCAGCCAATAGGGGGTACATTTGGGAGATTTTTGCATATCCTCCCCAAAGAAGCAAAAACATCTCTCTTAAAGGCTTATACCTTTGAACAAAAATTAGCACCAGAAAAACTTTATGTAAAATTTTCTTGGCTGCCTGCATCCAGCGGGGTTGGAAATGTTATGATAGGGAACAACCTCCGTGATTTTTCTCTTGTATTTCCCTCAAATGATCATGATATAAATACTATTCTCTATGAAGATGTATATGTGGGAGCCTTTCAAAGAGGCTTATATTTATTTTCAAAGAGGTTAAATCAAGAGCTTATTTTATTAACGGATAATCTAGTAAATCAATATTTTGCACCGCCTGTTTTTAAATTTTTATTAGATCTTTCCAAAGAGAATATTAATCCTATGCAAGGCATTTATTGGGATCAATTTGATTATTTCTCTTATTTACCAAGGGTACGCTATAATAAAACGTATCTTTCTTTAGCAAGATGGTA
This Candidatus Rhabdochlamydia sp. T3358 DNA region includes the following protein-coding sequences:
- a CDS encoding DMT family transporter, giving the protein MSVFFVALMYAAWSSVFSLGKLALQHSPPLFLTASRMLFAAVLILSFLLITKRSSLKLSLRQFTSVLLLAFFSIYLTNTLEFWGLQYLSAAKTCFIYSLSPFFAALFSYIHFNERMNPRKWLGLSIGFVGFVPVLFTQTGSEELLNAFSFFSWPTLAIMGAALSSVYGWVLLRLMVKEQEITPLVANGTSMLFGGLFALIHSYLIEPGAPFPIAPLHFTSFIKGVVLITVISNLICYNLYGMFLKKYTATFLSFVGLLSPIFASLNAWIFLGETPSWIIFLSTSIVSIGLWIVYRAELKQGYIVSSKAPASN
- a CDS encoding malate dehydrogenase, whose amino-acid sequence is MNKKVKRIAVTGAGGQIAYSLLFRIAAGEMLGFDQPIALHLLELHEFQKTAEGVAMELQDCAFPLLQEVRIESDPFKVFENVDYALLIGAKPRGPGMERKDLLAENGKIFVAQGKALNEAADPKVVVFVVGNPCNTNCLIAMHHAPKIPKNQFFAMTALDQNRAQAMLAIKANVAVTDVSHVTIWGNHSATQVADFLHAKIGNKPLLEVIKDRKWCEEEFIPYVQKRGAEVIKARGKSSAASAAHAVICSIRSLIGLGKDWFSAALCSDANPYGIEKGLVFSFPCYRTEKGIIEIVPGLSWDPFLEKAIRLSEKELKEERALIDHLL
- a CDS encoding citrate (Si)-synthase — its product is MSEDVLFTITKEHLETGLRGFPVGYCTTSHVDPQKGLFYLGRPVTELSTWQPEQVIYLLYHGKEGNKQELEKFSEMIEQRSCCSQQVIAAIEALPRQGHPMKLFCIALLLLGMHESADNYADDCLNIIAKVPHLAAAVINHHAGFGKTPNPKLDLGYMENFCYMLQVPDKREKELVSVMNLFNILHYDHGGGNLSTFVGKAVASGLEDMYGSICAAMCALEGPRHGRANQDCLEFVRDVLTELGEKATAKQVEELIRKRLLEKKLVFGFGHAVLRVEDPRATLQYDFVQKHYPNHPLVKIALLLRTEGSKVLLENPKISDPYPNVDAISGTMLTAAGFAYPEYYTVLFGLSRSVGIAMQIVYERTEAREGRGTPIVRPKYLYKPRA
- a CDS encoding helix-turn-helix transcriptional regulator; this encodes MTDPVFRDSQNPFSDLETDAPASTLPSVEEIIEKYRDLIFEHVSRRIAFFFQQLICCFQTKLHFEIGQVVSQGASAKKVVLTDQNLVSLEFERNAAHSSTLPCLLAYDLEEWELYQAKKTKIPKGWIFLKGTDSYRLWNSTINMPRWVNMVDLQIDGTSRDQKLRYKTLYLINAAAQGEIDPEEGLELFIQLSIDQVESSYKVATQLMYQKILNLYKYELESTLVSFNHNRSMWLEALLSIRVSDESFRKIIYQIRYQAVRDAQLGQAELIQKIDLAKNKILSSYKRKLPYFEAAFRSLLIAETYTLRNRQRLEKMYNFSYFDFKARLSGTKLNIFDHTKIKLAEKYRPQIIALSAEIIQDMQELRKKEALQRSQTTKLLRHAKKWTQKQLAQELSVSQSTISRMENCQKLITLPIAEKLSLIFHVDAGLFMPHFFYD
- a CDS encoding lanthionine synthetase C family protein, with amino-acid sequence MTQIQGITNIPHCIARRIAKLFPSNISTSDYPFLNLSGYTSLIILYSTLSRIYNSEEWDLLLHCYITNVVRILESQGVTRFSLIDGLAGICFAITLSGQEKGRYKKLQNTLDLFLIKGINQEYLTPLQKNISCGLSSNQNLYDVISGIAGIGNYFLNNLEKKGFIETVKEILSTLVSFCSPIIIHGREVPGWYRHTEDTFEDKSRFPKGNFDLGFAHGIPGILAFFSLALLKGVIVDRQKETILKLADWIWDKRLIGVQGIFWNDRVSFEEETTGKKENNSFIFDGWCYGTPGVTRSLFLAGSALDDKQIKNQSINSFKDVFFKTREEWGLPCPSFCHGLSGLLTLTCKMYQETSLSFFRDKSNELKGLILSSYNPLWELGFFSDSISDISEYLRSEKINIITGVSGILLSLLFCDFYKEDKWTRFFVIS
- a CDS encoding lantibiotic dehydratase, which translates into the protein MFRSPLLPVEYFLENCLKKVPEQIFSDYFSHSIVQEAILLASPSLYFSLQENIQEKKVLLEKRFSSLLRYLIRMSTRATPFGLFAAVGFGKIDQKTHISLNAKKKFARPNMQWLYEVISSLESDVNILENCKVKATSPILNYAGRLFLPCSRNLEKMNHNERSIKKSVLTDFIIENSSKWILYKDLENKLIKKFSSLSEDKLKIVLHGMFKNQFIISELIPNLLEDNPFAYFLSRLKNINLQSESVFKSLNEYLKEYNATIPGQGLQLLEKINAILYEIYPKKSKVDQKSIFVQVDTAFSSKNMLSHKVAEEAASAASLIWKIDNSSSRKKNSDNYYSQFIEKYGTEQLVPFFDLINENIGLGIPAYYLSNKETFNYIEKKDSFEWFLSKKYQEAVYLGQKEVVLIDEEIQHYLKKKPQVTDIPTSLEIFCEILATDQASIDAGDFNLTLGLSQVSQPIGGTFGRFLHILPKEAKTSLLKAYTFEQKLAPEKLYVKFSWLPASSGVGNVMIGNNLRDFSLVFPSNDHDINTILYEDVYVGAFQRGLYLFSKRLNQELILLTDNLVNQYFAPPVFKFLLDLSKENINPMQGIYWDQFDYFSYLPRVRYNKTYLSLARWYLRLKEISLKKNPSTEDLVVWLKKWNVCRFVMMADQEQYLLLDIQEENHLSVILNNLIKNDKVCLIEKKSIKKSAWAQSNKGAHFTEIIIPLLKNQSLANKIPVYPQIKKDEKNLFKKRTRRLGSNWIYIKLFCSKNTQEDFLQKTLPSFIEKITQKKICEKWFYIRYEENTINPHIRLRIKLSQNQFLQVILPIINKWSEQLVQEGFLKDISFHSYERELERYGGIDLIEYAETLFHADSITCIALLQDHSKIASLPLYGIAALSIIDFLISLKLSKEDQIAILQEIFSSKKALEGYRFYKKQLLDLTSIKTNNESSSSLKQIFSMRHLACKSYAKKAKIEGIDFLSTKGKKILHSFIHMHCNRLLGIDPSIEEKSILFAAETIKKSLYVLEKEKNFHPY